From Phaeodactylum tricornutum CCAP 1055/1 chromosome 23, whole genome shotgun sequence, one genomic window encodes:
- a CDS encoding predicted protein: MRLHKVALSLWIVAVANAYVARSLATTLPLAYAWHSKIPRHRRWTHSHPLPSSTSLLATPQRPNANKESASINPKPPSYPPPTVHVEESGVNGTDQPEPDAQEMSPSIPSLALRAELDRDFQELEKEAREKDNAIELLEEKVTQLQQEVQSRENELNSKLTTWGQEKNSLMARITEFAGLLQQKEEDDEDERYKKERLETEKQLLQEQITRVQNLLKREQTAAEELKDRLADVNDAMEFQQMEFDKDKKGFMDQVEEERLKLISIQNKWKADKERFEVEKSELGKQLDTERKRLEEAQTRWEDNQQRYESQRVALMDDLTVQRERLAQSKKDLATNKAQQESERNELSKIIATEQRRLKEAEAAFAEEKTRFDEAKEELSRTIRDEQEVVAKLAKALTDQQRQYELEKDNLEVALGIEQKRLSNMETQMKEEKASFAVERAALEARIEDEVRLRKLKKKQMNERYDTIRTEMTELWMGAKRDARREKKELTEKYERVLNAMTNEMESLEAEVQSVGESSQKLAELLTKAKQEKARAEMETGMVEDRYIKMVAQRNREINDLKENIRGLSSSVRAREARISNFESSYKEVASLAARVTSNKVKQSRFARWFRRRNSEQ; encoded by the coding sequence ATGCGTCTCCATAAAGTCGCGTTGAGCCTTTGGATTGTTGCGGTTGCCAATGCATACGTAGCTCGGTCCCTTGCCACTACGCTTCCGCTCGCGTACGCATGGCATTCGAAAATACCACGGCACCGGAGATGGACTCATTCCCATCCCCTTCCATCGTCCACGTCGCTTTTGGCTACACCACAAAGGCCGAATGCGAATAAGGAAAGTGCGAGTATCAATCCAAAACCTCCGTCCTATCCGCCACCGACCGTGCACGTGGAAGAATCCGGCGTGAACGGAACCGACCAACCAGAACCTGACGCTCAGGAAATGTCTCCGTCCATCCCTTCGCTAGCCTTGCGGGCCGAATTGGATCGTGATTTccaagaattggaaaaggaagcaCGTGAAAAAGACAACGCCATCGAACTCCTCGAAGAAAAGGTCACGCAACTTCAGCAAGAAGTCCAGTCTCGTGAAAATGAGCTCAACTCCAAATTGACGACCTGGGGACAGGAAAAAAACTCACTCATGGCCAGGATTACTGAATTCGCTGGCCTATTGCAGCaaaaagaagaggacgatgaagacgagcGCTACAAAAAGGAGCGTCTAGAAACGGAAAAGCAGTTGCTGCAGGAACAAATCACTCGCGTACAAAATCTCCTCAAACGCGAACAAACGGCCGCGGAAGAACTCAAGGATCGGCTCGCCGATGTCAACGACGCAATGGAGTTCCAACAAATGGAGTTtgacaaagacaaaaaagGTTTCATGGATCAagtcgaagaagaaagaTTAAAACTGATATCTATTCAAAACAAATGGAAGGCCGATAAAGAACGCTTCGAGGTAGAGAAATCTGAACTTGGCAAACAGCTAGACACAGAACGTAAGCGATTAGAAGAAGCCCAGACGCGGTGGGAGGACAATCAGCAACGGTACGAAAGTCAACGTGTTGCTTTAATGGACGATCTGACCGTCCAGCGTGAGCGCTTAGCGCAATCGAAGAAGGACCTTGCCACAAACAAAGCCCAGCAAGAATCAGAGCGCAACGAATTATCTAAAATCATTGCGACGGAACAAAGAAGACTCAAAGAGGCCGAAGCAGCGttcgcggaagaaaagaCTCGTTTCGATGAGGCCAAGGAGGAACTCTCTCGGACTATTCGAGATGAGCAGGAAGTGGTAGCGAAGCTTGCGAAAGCCTTGACAGATCAGCAACGACAGTacgaattggaaaaagacaaTCTAGAAGTCGCCTTGGGGATTGAGCAAAAGCGACTCTCCAATATGGAAACTCAAATGAAGGAGGAAAAGGCTAGTTTTGCAGTTGAGCGAGCAGCTTTGGAAGCGCGTATAGAAGATGAAGTCCGATTGCGCAAATTAAAGAAGAAGCAAATGAATGAACGGTATGATACAATCCGCACCGAAATGACAGAATTATGGATGGGAGCTAAGCGTGACGCTCGCCGAGAAAAAAAGGAACTCACGGAAAAGTACGAGAGAGTCCTCAATGCCATGACGAACGAAATGGAAAGTCTTGAAGCTGAGGTGCAGAGCGTAGGAGAATCGAGTCAGAAACTCGCAGAGCTATTGACGAAGGCCAAACAGGAAAAGGCTCGCGCTGAAATGGAAACAGGCATGGTGGAAGATCGCTATATTAAGATGGTGGCCCAACGAAATCGTGAAATCAATGATCTCAAGGAAAATATTAGGGGCCTTTCGAGTTCTGTCCGGGCACGAGAAGCTCGAATAAGCAACTTCGAGTCTAGCTACAAGGAGGTTGCTAGCTTGGCCGCTAGAGTCACAAGCAACAAAGTTAAGCAATCGCGCTTTGCGCGCTGGTTTCGGCGACGAAACTCGGAACAATGA
- a CDS encoding predicted protein produces the protein MQFLPLAVDIDCSSTSVSTEQSFDGRGWKKAVMKRLVGTLPRRHSSFHPTDCELESRVQYTADPQKSLCTRFVPPLLDVKDPMIEINASPEIVVLGSKNPRRNHVTSISPIIPFGPISKRKHKRCNSACEESKNKYQMARGLAYDVPTQKRRVYLIGIDCPGMSSPKPSRQAKLYPESIPREFGTASSFPFQRGTSEPKVQPLSIEGDTMSFGSGKKLYRRNESSPSPRLRKRGNRNISISRTMHGIPFSLRDHQSMLERTDNVYYEEMPTPDAVPDGLSNGRRPPLILGKTSRQSRKVSTRSLMAHTTRVKPQVQRTLKSKRPTPATSISPGPDQMSDCGSSDVPLQYSFNKPLYNSPGKYCRGLRLVQSKEQIDQAVKPSSKNDKLSSPIHWKHRYKQSHIEKASTVLPLPKQSSLASRSFAFMYPGKNSLAAHELATLHALTTDCPGKTYLRSCGQANTSPCSILDTEFFQNEDFYAACSYKRNLTDALCEFPLVAQATKCRWDFTESDCRFPALPLRGSRSALTAD, from the coding sequence ATGCAATTCTTGCCGCTTGCTGTTGATATCGATTGCTCCAGTACATCCGTCTCAACAGAGCAGTCATTTGATGGACGGGGTTGGAAAAAGGCGGTGATGAAGCGCTTGGTCGGCACACTACCACGCAGGCATTCGTCGTTTCACccaactgactgtgaattggaAAGTCGTGTGCAATATACTGCAGACCCTCAGAAGTCTCTGTGTACAAGATTTGTACCCCCGCTTTTGGATGTCAAAGATCCAATGATAGAGATCAACGCCAGCCCGGAAATAGTTGTCCTCGGCAGCAAAAACCCAAGAAGGAATCATGTGACTTCTATTTCTCCTATCATACCGTTTGGTCCAATCTCAAAACGGAAGCACAAGCGATGTAACTCTGCCTGTGAGGAAAGCAAGAACAAGTACCAGATGGCAAGGGGGCTTGCTTATGACGTACCAACGCAAAAACGCCGTGTATATCTCATTGGCATTGATTGCCCAGGGATGTCGAGTCCAAAGCCGTCGAGGCAAGCCAAACTCTATCCGGAATCAATTCCTCGAGAATTTGGTACAGCTTCCTCTTTTCCGTTCCAGCGAGGTACAAGCGAACCGAAAGTTCAGCCGCTGTCAATAGAAGGGGATACCATGTCCTTTGGATCTGGGAAAAAACTATACAGAAGAAATGAGAGTTCCCCATCGCCTAGATTGAGGAAAAGAGGAAATCGGAACATTTCTATTTCGAGAACTATGCATGGTatacctttttctttgcgaGACCATCAATCCATGCTGGAACGGACCGACAATGTGTACTATGAAGAAATGCCCACTCCGGATGCTGTGCCAGATGGTCTATCGAATGGTCGTCGACCACCGCTTATTTTAGGAAAAACATCACGACAATCGCGAAAGGTATCTACGCGTTCGCTTATGGCTCACACAACGAGGGTAAAACCTCAGGTGCAAAGAACTTTGAAGAGCAAGCGACCTACTCCTGCCACTAGTATCTCTCCGGGCCCAGATCAGATGAGCGATTGTGGCAGCTCAGATGTCCCTTTGCAATACTCTTTCAACAAACCTCTGTATAACTCGCCGGGCAAGTACTGCAGAGGTTTGCGTCTTGTACAGTCGAAGGAGCAAATCGATCAGGCAGTAAAGCCATCGTCAAAAAATGACAAGCTTTCCAGCCCCATACATTGGAAGCATCGATACAAACAGTCACATATTGAGAAGGCTTCCACTGTGTTGCCTCTACCAAAACAAAGCAGTCTGGCTTCAAGAAGCTTTGCTTTCATGTATCCGGGAAAAAATTCACTTGCAGCACATGAGCTTGCTACTTTGCATGCATTGACTACCGATTGTCCAGGCAAAACATATTTACGAAGTTGCGGACAAGCGAACACGAGTCCTTGCAGTATTCTTGATACAGAGTTCTTTCAGAATGAAGACTTTTATGCGGCGTGCAGCTATAAAAGGAATTTGACCGACGCCCTTTGTGAATTCCCCCTTGTTGCTCAAGCAACAAAATGTCGATGGGATTTCACAGAGTCCGATTGCAGATTTCCTGCGCTTCCCCTGCGTGGGTCGAGGAGTGCTTTGACTGCAGATTGA
- a CDS encoding predicted protein, translating into MANHKKRISGKSEGIGKPKMTKDERRAKYTQIARDRKAKQVAREKSIKLVCYNCRKLGHAVSECPEQKSQQKMQQSDVKICYKCGSHDHALAACPSMRAGGKKHDGTLPFATCFICHLTGHLASKCSQNEKGIYVNGGACKTCGSKQHRATDC; encoded by the coding sequence ATGGCAAATCACAAGAAAAGGATTAGTGGTAAGAGCGAAGGCATCGGTAAGCCAAAGATGACGAAGGATGAAAGGCGTGCCAAGTACACCCAAATTGCCCGAGATCGCAAAGCCAAACAGGTGGCTCGCGAAAAATCGATCAAACTCGTTTGCTATAACTGTCGGAAACTTGGGCATGCAGTATCTGAATGTCCTGAACAAAAGTCGCAACAAAAGATGCAACAGAGCGACGTCAAGATTTGTTACAAATGTGGTTCGCACGATCACGCGTTAGCCGCGTGTCCCTCAATGAGAGCTGGTGGTAAAAAACACGACGGTACGTTGCCGTTTGCAACTTGCTTCATCTGTCACTTGACGGGTCATTTGGCTTCCAAGTGTTCGCAGAATGAGAAAGGTATTTATGTAAATGGTGGAGCTTGCAAGACGTGTGGGTCGAAACAGCATCGGGCGACGGATTGT
- a CDS encoding predicted protein translates to MSADSPFLLPLKTIEIVEQLRLIPHPEGGFFLETHRSGSVPMTSRGGTDLQSPSAEQLVTTVGRESNRQDQDPRRNALTSIYWLPTKASPLLLLCVNRSDHVHYYHGGKPFEYLLFLPNHDTSVRRVILGPDLSAGHQLQVCVQGGTYKCGRLLRDAYPQQLPYDYSLVGEAVGPGFDVADFRPLQISDLEACGNDGVKTTLAPYLYSHHQPPDPNLHTALDFDGFYNQDETQKARSQDRI, encoded by the coding sequence ATGTCGGCAGATTCTCCCTTCTTGCTGCCTTTGAAAACCATCGAAATTGTGGAACAGCTGAGGTTGATTCCGCACCCCGAAGGCGGCTTCTTTCTGGAAACGCACCGCAGTGGGAGCGTACCCATGACCTCACGGGGTGGCACCGACCTCCAGAGTCCCTCCGCCGAGCAGCTCGTCACCACAGTCGGTCGTGAGTCGAATCGCCAGGACCAAGACCCCCGTCGTAACGCCCTGACGAGTATCTATTGGTTACCCACCAAGGCCTCGCCTCTGCTACTCTTGTGCGTCAATCGATCCGATCACGTGCATTATTATCACGGGGGCAAGCCCTTTGAATACTTACTCTTTCTGCCAAATCACGACACTTCCGTGCGCCGTGTTATTTTGGGTCCGGATTTATCAGCCGGTCATCAACTCCAAGTCTGTGTTCAGGGTGGGACCTACAAGTGTGGGCGTTTGCTGCGTGATGCCTATCCACAACAGCTACCGTACGACTACAGTCTTGTGGGAGAGGCTGTGGGACCAGGATTTGATGTGGCTGATTTCAGACCACTGCAAATCAGCGATTTGGAAGCGTGTGGAAATGACGGTGTCAAAACCACCCTGGCACCATATCTTTATAGCCATCATCAACCCCCAGATCCCAACCTTCACACCGCATTGGATTTTGACGGTTTTTACAATCAGGACGAGACGCAAAAGGCTCGTTCTCAAGACCGCATTTAG
- a CDS encoding predicted protein, whose translation MNAKYCFFSLRSCVVALCLLYAVNLSASQQTTPSLALTASSSFSMVLQPTKAELGFNALQAVEEAIASTLLILQDENLYLDTEAVIQQSDFLAMSATRLRFFVIVTTTSIVDPASVETDALRAELNTFIQQVFQDSMFGRNSFLREIRASPSVLLANVTDLVVTPIIPSDTPPGGSIASSDSSTKKLSSLDIALIVVSGLIFFGILYMILQHHKDRGYIENQRHRAFNHPMAEALGSRRKDSKSYKPNDDDAAPSTPSTMTSSADNDGMEFNTLPETPDRLRMQISAHTPPPTLRPGQKYVVLNETVPQPTWRDNSDSASQDLAETFDKSSWFVTRSNIDNIQEEEHNYEDKSEKETTQMVPGLVADNYGKPTSIEDANPSDLVHTDDRRSISGNDTSPSKDTSINDDADDEDDPFQVGRLISSPHTTDTATSAVSEWMRSIRVVSSDARSPTTSVTSIPEDKIAESCTSILNENPLATSRSLRRV comes from the exons ATGAATGCGAAATACTGCTTCTTCTCGCTCCGTAGTTGCGTTGTAGCTCTTTGCTTGCTATATGCTGTCAACTTGTCTGCCTCGCAGCAGACTACACCTTCGCTGGCGTTGACAGCCTCCTCGTCGTTCTCCATGGTGTTGCAGCCCACCAAAGCCGAGCTAGGTTTTAACGCCCTGCAGGCTGTTGAAGAAGCCATTGCATCGACACTACTCATTCTGCAAGACGAAAATTTGTACTTGGACACAGAAGCTGTGATTCAACAAAGCGATTTTCTGGCGATGTCAGCAACGCGACTGCGCTTCTTTGTAATTGTCACCACCACCTCAATAGTGGATCCTGCAAGTGTGGAAACAGATGCGCTACGTGCAGAGCTTAACACTTTTATCCAACAAGTCTTCCAGGACTCGATGTTTGGACGGAACTCCTTTCTGAGGGAAATCCGCGCTAGTCCAAGCGTGTTGCTTGCCAACGTCACAGACTTGGTCGTCACACCCATTATCCCATCGGATACTCCTCCTGGAGGCTCAATAGCTTCATCCGATAGTAGCACCAAGAAGCTCTCGTCACTCGACATCGCCTTGATTGTTGTTAGTGGACTTATCTTTTTTGGCATTCTCTACATGATTCTTCAACACCACAAAGATCGTGGGTATATTGAAAACCAACGTCACCGAGCTTTCAACCACCCTATGGCGGAAGCACTTGGTTCGCGACGCAAAGACTCGAAGTCTTACAAACCCAACGATGATGATGCCGCTCCGTCCACACCGAGTACAATGACTTCTTCGGCCGACAACGACGGTATGGAATTCAATACATTGCCGGAGACACCCGATAGATTGCGCATGCAAATTTCCGCCCACACTCCTCCTCCTACTCTACGCCCCGGGCAAAAGTACGTTGTGTTGAACGAAACCGTTCCACAGCCCACGTGGAGAGACAACTCGGATTCGGCATCGCAGGATTTAGCGGAAACATTTGACAAGAGTAGCTGGTTTGTCACGAGAAGTAACATCGATAACATTCAAGAGGAAGAGCACAATTACGAAGACAAAAGTGAGAAAGAGACAACGCAGATGGTACCAGGATTGGTGGCTGATAATTACGGAAAGCCGACCTCTATCGAGGACGCCAACCCTTCCGATCTGGTCCACACCGACGATAGGCGTTCTATCTCGGGTAACGATACGAGCCCAAGCAAAGATACTTCCATAAACGACGACgcggacgatgaagatgaccCGTTTCAAGTCGGCCGTCTGATATCGTCGCCGCATACTACTGACACCGCGA CTTCAGCCGTGTCGGAATGGATGCGCTCGATTCGTGTAGTATCCTCCGATGCACGCTCACCAACAACGAGCGTTACTTCCATCCCTGAAGATAAGATTGCTGAATCGTGCACTTCCATTTTGAACGAGAACCCA CTAGCGACGAGTCGATCGCTCAGACGAGTCTAG
- a CDS encoding predicted protein: MSETKTNAMREIKVDKLILNCCVGESGDRLTRAARVLEQLTGQQPVFSKARYTLRSFGIRRNEKIAVHVTVRGEKALEILERGLKVKEYELLQKNFSDTGNFGFGINEHIDLGIKYDPTTGIYGMDFFVCLTRPGARVARRKIRQGRIGFNHKITKEDSIKWFQDKFEGVVLAKEA, encoded by the coding sequence ATGTCGGAAACCAAAACAAATGCCATGCGGGAAATTAAGGTCGACAAGTTGATTCTCAACTGTTGCGTTGGTGAATCCGGTGATCGACTCACCCGTGCTGCCCGTGTGTTGGAACAACTGACCGGCCAGCAGCCCGTCTTCTCCAAAGCCCGTTACACTCTCCGCTCCTTTGGAATCCGCCGTAACGAAAAGATCGCTGTGCACGTGACTGTCCGTGGCGAGAAAGCACTCGAAATTTTGGAACGCGGTCTCAAAGTGAAAGAGTACGAACTGTTGCAAAAGAACTTTTCCGACACTGGCAACTTTGGTTTCGGTATCAACGAACATATTGATCTCGGCATCAAGTACGATCCCACCACAGGTATTTACGGGATGGATTTCTTCGTTTGTCTGACGCGTCCCGGTGCTCGGGTTGCCCGACGCAAGATTCGTCAGGGGCGAATTGGTTTCAATCATAAGATTACCAAGGAAGATTCTATCAAATGGTTTCAGGATAAATTTGAAGGCGTCGTTCTGGCGAAGGAAGCTTAA
- a CDS encoding predicted protein codes for MKLRLWSEKTKDVDRNGGDSMNDDDDDSLSLGDSSGEEEESSVEFHTSTHGSDSGKKSATSEESSTNRIAHSETKAVTRSKILFLLIIAAAAAGVGTATFFFTRNKQKDEFRAEFNNFAKQLIDESENNARSVFGQLHILSTTLSTFATDTNQTWPNMTLTHFAVRAAEIREFTGVELVVLAPLVHVDEKEEWERYAWEHQKEAFENDHIYYLGSENQTEQDIGTITTAIYPFPTSTRQLSGDVHRRRVQDQDHGDHDVPRENNRAGLPAGVSVPVWQFGPRVRVASLALLDLYSYPPFEIIVNNVFDSNQALLSGIVNLDVLERYVDLGENDQSKLRSVLAQPVFKSLHDRNLEVVGFLFGVLRWQDLFENILPQGVDGLVVNMKDSCGAGFSFEINGREALFTEDDRTRDSLYNDMVIRAPFARFATVEEDDKTNKGCTYELEIYPSQKFEATFESNEPWLFTSVVVLVFLFTAVAFMIYDVMVQRRQDKVMNTAKRTRDIVTSLFPKDVGLKLIEDAQAQAALEANAKRGHLSSKASLKSYLDGTGDHMQENSKPLADLFPATTVAFGDIVGFTAWSSTREPSQVFTLLETIYREFDDIAKRRRVFKVETVGDCYVAVCGLPDPRKDHYVVMARFARDCLQRMQVVLKRLEVQLGPDTAELGMRFGLHSGPVTAGVLRGDKARFQLFGDTVNMTARIESTGQKDRIHLSQDTADLLVASGRSHWVHAREETVHAKGKGEIQTFWLEIKGEPTKSTTSASTNSDDQNAPSDPKSAFSASVPRTAKEERHARLVDWNVDLLQRLLREIIAQRQAIGTEVDSSETIRLLEQAIASDSKIVLDEVKDVVALPKYNSKIAQKWSKQDSVQLDDKIVGQLRDYIRTIAALYRDNPFHNFEHASHVTMSVVKLLSRIVAPDLNIVEDDCDTNKSLHDHTYGITSDPLTQFAVVLSALLHDVDHTGVPNAQLVKEESGIAAVYRKKSVAEQNSVDISWNLLQEEVYTDLRRCIYGNGQELQRFRQLVVNTVMATDIMDKELSADRKSRWNIAFAQGEVGSFPLHENVWTSVNRKATIVIEHLIQASDVAHTMQHWHIYRKWNAKLFEECYAAYKAGRADNDPAEQWYEGEIGFFDYYIIPLAMKLKSCGVFGVSSDEYLNYARQNRKEWESKGREIVAELVESEKLRESVCHKNTGAQIDCQQ; via the exons ATGAAGCTTCGTTTGTGGTCCGAAAAGACCAAGGATGTTGATCGCAATGGCGGCGATTCCATgaacgacgatgacgatgacagtCTATCTCTGGGTGACTCCTCGggggaagaagaagagtcgTCCGTTGAGTTTCATACAAGCACGCACGGGAGCGATTCCGGCAAGAAGTCAGCCACATCCGAGGAATCGAGTACCAACCGGATCGCTCACTCAGAAACCAAGGCCGTCACTCGGTCCAagattctttttcttctcatCATTGCTGCGGCCGCGGCTGGAGTTGGTACCGCGACTTTTTTCTTTACAAGAAATAAACAAAAGGACGAATTCCGTGCCGAG TTCAACAACTTTGCCAAACAGCTCATTGACGAATCCGAAAACAACGCCCGTAGCGTGTTTGGTCAGCTACATATTCTTTCGACCACACTTTCAACCTTTGCCACTGATACCAATCAAACATGGCCAAACATGACTCTCACCCATTTCGCAGTGAGAGCCGCAGAGATACGTGAATTTACTGGAGTCGAGCTCGTTGTTCTTGCCCCACTGGTGCATgtcgacgaaaaagaagaatggGAACGGTATGCCTGGGAGCATCAGAAAGAGGCTTTCGAAAATGACCACATTTACTATCTAGGA AGTGAAAATCAGACCGAACAGGACATTGGAACTATAACCACAGCAATTTACCCGTTTCCTACTTCGACTCGACAACTGTCTGGCGATGTCCACCGCCGACGAGTTCAGGACCAAGATCATGGCGACCATGACGTACCACGAGAAAACAATCGTGCGGGTCTACCTGCAGGAGTTTCGGTCCCTGTGTGGCAGTTTGGACCTCGTGTTCGTGTAGCTTCTTTGGCTCTGCTCGACCTCTATAGCTATCCCCCCTTCGAGATCATCGTGAACAACGTGTTCGATAGCAATCAAGCTCTTCTATCAGGGATCGTCAATCTTGATGTACTTGAAAGGTACGTTGACCTGGGTGAAAACGATCAAAGCAAATTGAGAAGTGTGCTTGCCCAGCCCGTTTTCAAATCTCTACACGATCGGAATTTGGAAGTGGTCGGATTTCTCTTCGGCGTTCTCCGTTGGCAAGATCTCTTTGAAAACATCTTACCACAAGGAGTCGACGGGCTTGTTGTGAATATGAAAGACTCTTGTGGAGCTGGCTTCAGTTTTGAAATTAATGGCCGCGAAGCTCTGTTCACAGAAGATGATCGAACACGCGATTCCTTGTACAACGATATGGTGATCCGAGCTCCATTTGCTCGTTTTGCTACTGTagaggaagacgacaagaCAAATAAAGGTTGTACATACGAGCTCGAGATTTACCCATCGCAAAAATTCGAGGCGACTTTTGAATCCAACGAGCCTTGGCTTTTTACAAGTGTGGTTGTCCTCGTGTTCTTATTCACTGCTGTTGCGTTTATGATTTACGACGTGATGGTTCAACGCCGGCAGGACAAGGTCATGAATACAGCCAAGCGGACCCGAGATATTGTCACTTCCCTCTTTCCGAAGGACGTTGGACTAAAGCTTATTGAAGATGCCCAAGCTCAAGCAGCATTGGAAGCAAATGCAAAGAGAGGACATTTGTCGAGTAAAGCAAGTCTCAAATCATACTTAGATGGGACAGGTGATCACATGCAAGAGAACAGCAAGCCTCTGGCGGATTTGTTCCCAGCAACTACGGTGGCATTTGGCGACATTGTGGGGTTCACGGCGTGGTCTTCCACAAGGGAGCCTTCTCAGGTTTTTACTCTTTTGGAAACTATCTACCGAGAGTTTGACGATATTGCGAAACGTCGAAGAGTTTTCAAGGTTGAAACGGTCGGAGACTGCTACGTAGCTGTTTGCGGTCTGCCCGATCCTCGTAAAGACCACTACGTTGTGATGGCTAGATTTGCCCGTGACTGTCTTCAGCGAATGCAAGTAGTTTTGAAACGGTTGGAGGTACAGTTAGGGCCCGATACCGCGGAATTAGGGATGCGATTTGGTCTGCATTCCGGTCCTGTCACAGCTGGCGTTCTTCGGGGTGACAAGGCTCGTTTTCAGCTTTTTGGCGATACAGTCAACATGACAGCTAGGATTGAAAGCACAGGTCAAAAAGATCGCATTCATCTTTCGCAGGACACTGCTGACCTTTTGGTGGCTTCCGGCAGGAGCCATTGGGTGCATGCTCGGGAAGAAACCGTGCACgcgaaaggaaaaggagaaatCCAGACGTTTTGGCTGGAAATCAAGGGAGAGCCGACCAAGTCTACAACATCCGCAAGCACCAACTCTGATGATCAGAATGCTCCATCCGATCCCAAAAGTGCTTTTTCAGCCTCAGTTCCGAGGACCGCAAAAGAAGAGCGGCATGCTCGACTTGTTGATTGGAACGTAGACTTGCTTCAGAGGCTTCTCAGAGAAATTATTGCGCAAAGGCAAGCAATTGGAACAGAGGTGGATTCTTCAGAGACAATAAgattgctggagcaagcAATTGCCTCAGATTCCAAGATCGTGCTGGATGAAGTGAAAGACGTCGTTGCTTTGCCTAAGTACAACTCCAAAATAGCCCAAAAATGGTCAAAGCAAGATTCAGTGCAGCTTGATGACAAGATTGTTGGCCAGCTTCGCGACTACATTCGCACAATAGCGGCCTTGTACCGAGACAATCCTTTCCACAACTTTGAGCATGCTTCCCATGTGACCATGTCGGTGGTTAAGCTTTTGTCTCGAATAGTCGCACCAGATCTAAATATCGTGGAAGATGATTGCGACACAAACAAGAGTCTCCACGACCATACATACGGGATTACATCAGATCCGTTGACGCAATTCGCTGTGGTTCTATCGGCGTTGCTTCACGACGTTGACCACACTGGTGTCCCCAACGCTCAACTCGTTAAGGAAGAGTCGGGAATTGCCGCCGTTTATCGCAAAAAAAGTGTTGCCGAACAGAACTCGGTTGACATTTCGTGGAATTTACTTCAAGAGGAAGTATATACTGATCTACGCCGGTGTATTTACGGCAACGGTCAGGAATTACAACGTTTCCGCCAACTTGTTGTAAATACTGTCATGGCGACAGATATTATGGACAAAGAGCTCAGCGCGGATAGAAAGTCGCGATGGAACATCGCTTTTGCTCAAGGCGAAGTTGGGAGCTTTCCCCTTCATGAAAATGTATGGACAAGTGTCAACCGAAAGGCAACAATCGTAATCGAGCATCTAATTCAAGCATCGGATGTGGCGCATACTATGCAACATTGGCATATTTACCGAAAGTGGAATGCCAAGCTCTTTGAAGAATGCTATGCGGCTTACAAAGCTGGGCGTGCAGACAACGATCCGGCAGAACAGTGGTACGAGGGCGAGATTGGTTTCTTTGACTACTACATCATTCCACTTGCCATGAAATTAAAATCCTGTGGAGTATTCGGCGTATCCAGTGATGAGTACTTAAACTATGCCCGCCAAAATAGGAAGGAATGGGAAAGCAAGGGCCGCGAAATAGTTGCTGAACTTGTTGAATCTGAAAAGCTTCGAGAAAGCGTGTGTCACAAGAACACTGGTGCCCAAATTGACTGTCAACAGTGA